AGCAAGAAGGTGCATAAGTGAAAATGTTGAAAGTTCTGCGTTTTTTCTTCTATTAGCATTTACAAGAGGTGAGAACATGATAACATTCCTTATATGATCCACTCCacgtttaaataaaataataggaaaaaaaccAATGCACTCAACCATGCTTGTAAATTCCTGTGTTGTGATGACACTCTTACAATCTGATGATTGGCATGCAATATAATGCACTTGGAAAATATAACAGATCGCGATCAAAGTGAAATCAACGCTGAAAATGATCCAGCCAGAACGTGAAAAAGAATCGTTAACCTAGAAAGCACAAATTttgccttttctttcttttttttgggggggttttGCTTTTGGGGGCGGAGGGAAGATAGCATTCTTATGTAGTGCACTGCTTCTTCACATAAAATAGAATGGGAAAATGAACTATAATTATGACTGCAAATTCTAGAGTGGTAATAGCATAAACTCCCTCGAAGACAAACAAGAAAGTACTTGCAAATCTGCCTCGTATCTAGATATGCACACTTTTGATCTTCTGAACAGTGAACACTGAGATTCATTGTAACTAGTCTCCAGTAGCCAACAAGAGgtcctaaaatacaaaatattttgaagtaGAAGAACAAGCAGGAGTTCCTCTTTTAACATTCCTGTGTAAACCATATTTTCTCAAGAGAAGTAATATAACAGCCCAAAAGAAGTTGAGCCTAAGAAAAAGCCTTGCATAATTGAAACCCTACTGAAAAATCATCACCTGATGATTGCCCTAAAGGCATGTATGTCAGTCAAGTACCTTAGGAAATGGACGTTTAGGCTATAACCAAGAAATGGGAAATGGAGCCACTAGGGAATGATATTAAATAAAGAGAAGCTAATGGACATCACCAACTTATTTTATACTAGCTTGAGAAGGGTAAAAGGAATGACGTATTAGTAAGACACATATCTTCTGGCAACAAATATGCTTATAGTTTAAGCTCACCTCTTTCAGCTTCTCCACTTTAGTAAAGTGGCGACCATAGGATGTGTAGCGCATGCCATATAGAAAGGGAGCGAGATACACTCTCAGCTTGCTCTACAAAATGAAAAGAATTCATACAATTAGGGAAGATCCCAAAAGGCATTcaacataagtttcaaaatttggGACACAATAGACAAAAAGACAAAGAGAAGAACATTGTAGAAAGCAAAGAGAGGTAAAATTTTCAGCAACCGCTGACACATAATCAGTTGAAAGTGCAATATAGAACACTCGAACCCACGTGAACAGCTAATACAAAATGCTTCGAACTATATTTGCAGAATCGATTAATGCTTCAGCACTACAAACCACAAAACAGCTATTTGATTGGAATACCCGAATAAAACTTAATATTGAAATATCTATATCATTTAAAACGAAAGAAATTTACGTCGATCAAACAATGAGTTCCCAATTGTTTGATCATGACTTTGACCTTTCACTAGCGCAGTTGGACAGCCTAGTGACTTTATACTGAAACTTGAGACTGAGCTCTGCCTCTCACCTTTCGGTTCATTGCACGGAAAGACTAATTAGTTGCCTATTTATACTTTGCTACTGAAATTTACAATTTTGGAAAAGGTGTTAAAGAAATTTATATAGCAtattatatactacaatattCCCACAAATACACATCCCTCATGAATATCACGTTTTTTCTTTGGTTTGAAGGGGGTTAAATGTCCATAGCTgaagacaaaattaaaataagtaaattgaAAAGAAGAATGAAACAAGTACCCTCCACTTCATTATCTGAGCAAGAAGCCCAGGCTCACAAACAGCTTTTGCATCTTCTACTTTGCCCCCTCCATCTAATATCTGTAAAGCTGCACGGATAGCCTGCAAGACATAAAATATGTCAGTTTTTTTATGGGGGTTGCTTTGGGACATCTGATAAAATAGGTCACATAAAAGATGTTACAACAAAACTCGACATGAGAAGCTATTTCTGAAGTACCTCAACAGAACCCTCAACTCTCCCCAAGGTTATAGACTTGTCGAATTTTGACGAGTATGCATTTGTTTTGGATACTTTCTCCTTCAATATTGTCTCCATAGTTATGGAGGCTTTAACGTCTTTCATCATAGACAATATTCTGCACGACAGACATAAAAGGAAACAGAACAGTGTCTGATCAGTCGCAGACAACAGAAACGAATCTATGGCCAGACCTTGAGAAAAAGCACAAAGATAGCATCCTACTGTACAGCAGTGTGAAAGTAGAATAAAGAAAGAGCAGGAGAACACCACACAGCAACAAATATACCATACTGATTCAGTTCATGCaacatactattttaat
Above is a genomic segment from Capsicum annuum cultivar UCD-10X-F1 unplaced genomic scaffold, UCD10Xv1.1 ctg53257, whole genome shotgun sequence containing:
- the LOC124893035 gene encoding protein ENHANCED DOWNY MILDEW 2-like encodes the protein MMKDVKASITMETILKEKVSKTNAYSSKFDKSITLGRVEGSVEAIRAALQILDGGGKVEDAKAVCEPGLLAQIMKWRSKLRVYLAPFLYGMRYTSYGRHFTKVEKLKEVSLNYKHICCQKICVLLIRHSFYPSQASIK